A window of the Arenibacter algicola genome harbors these coding sequences:
- a CDS encoding HesB/IscA family protein, with protein sequence MIKVSETAKQRVMALMAEGGFDASKDYVRVGVKSGGCSGLSYELNFDKKTTETDKIFEDNAVRIVVDKKSFLYLVGTVLEYSGGLNGKGFVFNNPNAQRTCGCGESFSL encoded by the coding sequence ATGATTAAAGTATCTGAAACAGCTAAGCAGAGGGTAATGGCCCTAATGGCCGAAGGAGGCTTTGATGCCAGCAAGGATTACGTGCGGGTAGGTGTTAAAAGCGGGGGTTGCAGTGGATTGTCCTATGAGCTTAATTTTGATAAGAAAACCACGGAAACCGATAAAATTTTTGAGGATAACGCGGTGCGTATTGTGGTGGATAAAAAGAGTTTTCTTTATCTAGTGGGTACCGTGTTGGAATATTCCGGGGGACTTAATGGCAAAGGATTTGTTTTTAATAACCCCAATGCCCAAAGGACTTGCGGATGTGGAGAGAGTTTCTCTCTTTAA
- the sufB gene encoding Fe-S cluster assembly protein SufB, with translation MAYTEEELKKELETKEYEYGFYTDIESDTFPNGLNEEIVIAISKKKEEPEWMTLWRLESFKIWKEMVEPEWANVKYKKPDFQAISYYSAPNKKPKYDSLDEVDPELLDTFKRLGISLDEQKKLAGVAVDIVMDSVSVATTFKKTLAEKGIIFCSISEAIKEHPELVKKYIGSVVPQKDNFYAALNSAVFSDGSFCYIPKGVRCPMELSTYFRINQAGTGQFERTLVIADEGSYVSYLEGCTAPSRDENQLHAAVVELIALDDAEIKYSTVQNWFPGNKEGQGGVFNFVTKRGLCEKNAKISWTQVETGSAVTWKYPSCILKGDNSIGEFYSIAVTNNYQQADTGTKMIHLGKNTKSTIISKGISAGKSQNSYRGLVQVNSRADNARNFSQCDSLLMGNECGAHTFPYIEVKNKSAQIEHEATTSKIGEDQIFYCNQRGIDTEKAIALIVNGFSKEVLNKLPMEFAVEAQKLLEISLEGSVG, from the coding sequence ATGGCATATACAGAGGAAGAATTAAAGAAAGAACTGGAGACCAAAGAGTATGAATATGGTTTCTATACGGATATAGAATCGGATACGTTTCCCAATGGTTTAAATGAGGAAATAGTGATTGCTATTTCCAAAAAGAAGGAAGAACCTGAATGGATGACCTTATGGAGATTGGAATCTTTTAAAATCTGGAAGGAAATGGTGGAGCCCGAATGGGCGAATGTTAAGTATAAAAAACCTGATTTTCAGGCCATTTCCTATTATTCTGCACCAAACAAGAAACCGAAATACGATAGTTTGGACGAGGTAGATCCCGAATTGCTGGATACCTTTAAAAGATTGGGTATTTCTTTGGACGAACAGAAGAAGTTGGCCGGGGTGGCCGTGGATATCGTAATGGATTCGGTATCGGTTGCAACCACTTTTAAAAAGACCCTTGCCGAAAAAGGAATCATTTTTTGTTCCATTTCTGAGGCCATAAAGGAGCATCCGGAATTGGTCAAGAAATATATAGGTTCCGTGGTTCCCCAAAAGGATAACTTTTATGCAGCTTTGAACTCTGCGGTTTTTTCCGATGGGTCTTTCTGTTACATTCCAAAAGGCGTTCGCTGTCCTATGGAGCTCTCTACCTATTTTAGAATCAATCAGGCCGGAACCGGACAGTTCGAAAGAACCCTTGTGATTGCCGATGAAGGAAGTTATGTAAGTTATTTGGAAGGCTGTACCGCACCTTCTAGGGATGAAAATCAATTGCATGCCGCAGTGGTAGAATTGATTGCCTTGGACGATGCCGAAATTAAATATTCTACAGTGCAAAACTGGTTCCCGGGAAATAAAGAAGGGCAAGGTGGTGTTTTCAATTTTGTCACCAAAAGAGGCTTGTGCGAAAAGAATGCAAAAATATCTTGGACGCAGGTTGAAACCGGTTCTGCAGTCACTTGGAAATATCCATCCTGTATTCTTAAAGGGGACAATTCCATAGGGGAGTTTTATTCCATAGCCGTAACCAATAATTACCAACAGGCGGATACCGGTACAAAAATGATCCACTTAGGGAAAAATACCAAGAGTACCATTATTTCCAAGGGTATCTCGGCCGGGAAGTCCCAAAACAGTTACCGTGGATTGGTGCAGGTAAACAGTAGGGCGGATAATGCCAGAAACTTTTCCCAATGTGATTCCTTGCTTATGGGGAACGAATGTGGGGCACATACCTTCCCATATATAGAAGTAAAAAACAAGTCCGCACAAATAGAACACGAGGCCACAACCAGTAAGATAGGGGAGGATCAGATTTTCTATTGTAATCAGCGGGGAATAGATACGGAAAAGGCAATTGCCTTGATCGTAAATGGTTTTAGTAAGGAAGTACTGAATAAATTACCAATGGAATTTGCGGTGGAAGCCCAAAAGTTATTGGAAATAAGTTTAGAGGGATCTGTAGGATAA
- the sufC gene encoding Fe-S cluster assembly ATPase SufC has translation MLKINNLHARVEDKEILKGINLTVNAGEVHAIMGPNGSGKSTLAAVIAGKEEFEVTEGEVFLEGENLEDTSPEDRAHKGVFLSFQYPVEIPGVSVTNFMKTAINESRKAKGLEDMPAKDMLKLIREKSELLEIDRKFLSRSLNEGFSGGEKKRNEIFQMAMLEPKLAILDETDSGLDIDALRIVANGVNKLKSKDNAVIVITHYQRLLEYIVPDFVHVLHNGKIVKSGNKDLALELEEKGYDWLKQETVI, from the coding sequence ATGCTGAAAATTAACAACTTACACGCTAGAGTAGAGGATAAGGAGATATTAAAGGGAATAAACCTAACGGTGAATGCAGGTGAAGTACATGCCATCATGGGGCCAAACGGTTCAGGTAAAAGTACCTTGGCAGCCGTTATTGCCGGAAAGGAAGAATTTGAGGTTACCGAAGGAGAGGTCTTCTTGGAAGGTGAAAACCTGGAAGACACATCACCAGAGGACAGGGCACATAAGGGTGTATTTCTGTCCTTTCAGTATCCTGTGGAAATACCTGGAGTTTCCGTTACCAACTTCATGAAAACGGCAATCAATGAGTCCAGAAAGGCCAAGGGATTGGAAGATATGCCAGCCAAGGATATGTTGAAGTTGATCCGTGAGAAATCTGAATTGTTGGAGATCGACAGAAAATTTTTGTCGCGCTCTTTGAACGAAGGCTTTTCTGGAGGAGAGAAAAAGCGTAATGAAATTTTCCAAATGGCTATGTTGGAGCCCAAATTGGCCATTTTGGATGAAACTGATTCCGGTTTGGATATAGATGCCTTGCGTATCGTGGCCAATGGGGTAAATAAATTAAAGAGCAAGGATAATGCTGTTATAGTTATTACCCACTACCAACGCCTGTTGGAATATATTGTACCGGATTTTGTACACGTATTACACAATGGAAAGATCGTAAAATCTGGCAACAAGGATCTTGCTTTGGAATTGGAAGAAAAAGGATATGATTGGTTGAAACAGGAGACCGTTATTTAG
- a CDS encoding four helix bundle protein, with protein sequence MAKINSFEEINAWKESRDFNKAIYELTNRGDFEKDFDLKRQIRRASVSISSNIAEGFERNTNREFIHFLYVSKASAGEVRSQLYLALDLGYLEKEEFIILKEKIENISKMLSGFIKYLDN encoded by the coding sequence ATGGCCAAAATAAATTCGTTTGAAGAAATAAATGCTTGGAAAGAAAGTAGGGATTTCAATAAAGCTATTTATGAGCTGACGAATAGGGGTGATTTTGAAAAGGATTTTGATTTAAAGAGACAAATTAGGAGAGCTTCAGTATCTATAAGTTCCAATATTGCGGAAGGGTTTGAAAGAAATACAAATAGAGAATTTATTCATTTCCTATATGTTTCAAAGGCTTCTGCGGGAGAGGTAAGATCTCAATTGTATTTAGCGTTGGATTTAGGATATTTGGAGAAAGAAGAGTTTATTATTTTAAAGGAAAAAATTGAAAATATATCTAAAATGTTAAGTGGGTTTATCAAGTATTTGGATAATTAG
- the sufD gene encoding Fe-S cluster assembly protein SufD, with product MDLKEKLVSSFLAFENSVDVDHPVHDIRSEAIKNFETKGFPSKKEEAWKYTSLNTLQKIDFSIFPKKESMLEYRDVKKYFLHEIDTFKIVFVDGVYSSFLSETTHDGVDVCLMSSALNKPMYKQIIDVYFNKIASKDDSLTSLNTAFSREGAYIYIPKNKIPKKPIEIVHFSTGNEAALLLQPRNLIIAEENAEMQIIERHQSLTANEVFTNSVTEIFAAKNANVDYYKVQNDLTTASLIDNTYIDQKDGSVVSVHTFSFGGKLTRNNLNFYQNGERIDSTMKGVTIIEEKQHVDHHTLVHHIQPNCESHQDYKGIYGENATGVFNGKIIVDKIAQKTNAFQQNNNILVSDRATINTKPQLEIFADDVKCSHGCTIGQLDEEALFYLQSRGIPKKEARALLMYAFANNVLESVRIPELKVRINKLIANKLGVRLGFDL from the coding sequence ATGGATTTAAAAGAAAAATTAGTTTCCTCATTCTTGGCTTTTGAAAATAGTGTGGATGTAGATCATCCGGTACACGATATACGATCGGAGGCCATTAAGAATTTTGAGACAAAGGGGTTTCCTTCCAAAAAGGAGGAGGCCTGGAAATATACTTCCTTAAATACACTACAGAAAATAGATTTCAGCATCTTTCCTAAAAAGGAGAGTATGTTGGAATACAGGGATGTGAAAAAATATTTTCTTCATGAAATAGATACCTTCAAGATTGTTTTTGTGGATGGGGTATACAGTTCCTTTCTGTCGGAGACTACCCATGATGGTGTAGATGTATGTTTAATGAGCTCTGCTTTGAACAAGCCTATGTACAAGCAGATAATAGATGTCTATTTCAACAAAATAGCGTCCAAGGATGATTCCTTGACCTCGTTGAATACTGCATTCAGCAGAGAGGGAGCCTATATTTATATTCCCAAAAATAAGATTCCGAAAAAGCCTATAGAGATTGTTCATTTTTCAACTGGTAATGAAGCTGCGCTATTATTACAGCCTAGAAATTTGATCATTGCAGAGGAAAATGCGGAAATGCAGATTATAGAGCGCCATCAGAGTCTAACGGCCAATGAAGTGTTTACCAATTCGGTAACGGAGATATTTGCGGCCAAGAATGCCAATGTGGATTATTATAAGGTGCAAAATGATTTAACCACCGCTTCGCTGATAGATAATACCTATATTGATCAGAAGGACGGGAGTGTTGTAAGCGTCCATACTTTTTCTTTTGGGGGCAAATTGACCCGTAACAATCTTAATTTCTACCAAAATGGGGAACGTATAGATTCTACCATGAAGGGGGTTACCATTATTGAGGAAAAGCAGCATGTGGATCATCATACCTTGGTGCACCATATTCAGCCCAACTGCGAAAGTCACCAGGACTATAAGGGTATTTATGGGGAAAATGCCACAGGGGTTTTCAACGGGAAGATTATTGTGGACAAGATTGCCCAAAAGACCAATGCATTTCAGCAAAACAATAATATTTTGGTTAGTGATAGGGCTACCATCAATACAAAACCGCAATTGGAGATTTTTGCAGATGATGTAAAATGTTCCCACGGCTGTACTATTGGACAATTGGATGAGGAGGCCTTATTTTACCTTCAGTCCAGGGGGATTCCAAAAAAGGAGGCCAGGGCCTTACTTATGTATGCATTTGCCAACAACGTTTTGGAAAGTGTACGGATCCCGGAACTAAAAGTGAGAATCAATAAACTGATCGCCAACAAATTGGGGGTTCGTTTAGGATTCGACCTATAA
- a CDS encoding aminotransferase class V-fold PLP-dependent enzyme — translation MIQTVLDILSIRKDFPILNRKVNGYPLVYLDNAATSQTPQKVMDAIVDYYSRYNANIHRGVHTLSQEATDIYEQARQKIQKHFNAAKPHEIIFTSGTTHGINLVANGFASFLKKGDEIIVSALEHHSNIVPWQMLCERTGAVLKVIPMGLDGKLIMEEYHKLLSPRTKLVFCNHVSNALGTINPIQEIIDAAHKVGAAVLIDGAQAAPHIKADVQILDVDFYVVSAHKMCGPTGVGMLYGKEDWLNKLPPYQGGGEMIAEVTFEKTTYADLPHKFEAGTPNICGGIAFGAALDYMNAIGFEAIAQYEHELLEYATKELLAIDGLKIYGDLKEKTAVISFNIEGLHPYDIGSILDKLGVAVRTGHHCAQPIMDFYKIPGTVRASFSFYNTKEEVDILVASVRRAKTMLS, via the coding sequence ATGATACAAACTGTTCTAGATATATTAAGTATACGAAAAGACTTTCCAATACTAAATAGAAAAGTCAATGGGTATCCCTTGGTGTATTTGGATAATGCCGCTACCTCCCAGACACCACAAAAGGTTATGGATGCAATTGTGGACTATTACAGTAGGTACAACGCTAATATCCACAGGGGGGTACATACCCTCTCACAAGAGGCAACGGATATTTACGAACAGGCAAGGCAGAAAATACAAAAGCACTTTAATGCCGCCAAACCTCATGAAATTATTTTTACTTCAGGAACAACCCATGGTATTAATTTAGTGGCCAATGGTTTTGCCTCTTTTTTGAAAAAGGGAGATGAGATTATTGTTTCTGCCTTGGAACACCATTCCAATATTGTTCCTTGGCAAATGCTTTGCGAACGCACAGGAGCTGTTTTAAAAGTAATTCCAATGGGTTTGGACGGCAAGTTGATTATGGAGGAATACCATAAATTATTATCGCCCCGTACCAAATTGGTTTTCTGTAATCATGTTTCCAACGCATTGGGGACCATTAATCCTATTCAGGAAATTATAGATGCCGCGCATAAGGTTGGCGCTGCGGTCCTGATAGATGGTGCGCAAGCAGCTCCCCACATAAAGGCCGATGTACAAATATTGGATGTGGATTTTTATGTGGTTTCCGCCCATAAAATGTGTGGTCCCACAGGAGTAGGAATGCTTTATGGGAAAGAGGATTGGTTAAATAAATTACCGCCCTATCAAGGGGGGGGCGAAATGATTGCAGAGGTAACTTTTGAAAAAACCACCTATGCCGATCTTCCCCATAAGTTTGAGGCAGGTACTCCAAATATTTGTGGAGGTATAGCCTTTGGTGCTGCCTTGGACTATATGAATGCCATAGGATTTGAGGCCATTGCCCAGTACGAACACGAACTATTGGAATATGCAACCAAAGAACTTCTGGCAATAGACGGACTAAAAATTTACGGGGATTTAAAGGAAAAGACCGCCGTAATATCTTTTAATATTGAAGGGCTGCACCCGTATGATATTGGAAGTATATTGGATAAGTTGGGAGTAGCCGTAAGGACGGGCCATCATTGTGCACAGCCTATCATGGATTTTTATAAAATACCTGGTACGGTAAGGGCTAGTTTTAGTTTTTATAACACTAAGGAGGAAGTGGATATATTGGTAGCCAGCGTACGGAGGGCAAAGACAATGCTTTCTTAA
- a CDS encoding SufE family protein, producing the protein MSIKEIQEEIVDEFSMFEDWMQRYEYMIELGKSLPMIKEQYKTEDNIIKGCQSKVWVHAELEGDKLVFTADSDAIITKGIIAILVRAFSNQKPKDIIDADTSFIDEIGLKEHLSPTRANGLVSMIKQLKLYAVAYQTQLN; encoded by the coding sequence ATGAGTATAAAGGAAATACAGGAAGAAATTGTAGATGAATTTTCCATGTTCGAGGATTGGATGCAGCGCTATGAATATATGATAGAGCTTGGAAAATCCCTTCCGATGATCAAGGAGCAATATAAGACCGAGGATAATATAATTAAGGGCTGTCAGAGCAAGGTTTGGGTTCATGCCGAATTGGAAGGCGATAAATTGGTTTTTACGGCCGATAGTGATGCTATAATAACCAAAGGCATCATAGCTATCCTGGTCAGAGCCTTCAGCAATCAAAAGCCTAAGGATATTATAGACGCAGATACCAGTTTCATTGATGAAATTGGCCTAAAGGAACATCTATCACCTACCAGGGCCAATGGCTTGGTAAGTATGATAAAACAATTGAAGTTGTATGCCGTGGCATACCAAACACAATTAAATTAA
- a CDS encoding SUF system Fe-S cluster assembly protein, with the protein MSEELETIDTQELGEKIVRVLKTIYDPEIPVDIYELGLIYDVFVNEDNEVKILMTLTSPNCPVAESLPMEVEEKVKSIDELKDVEVEITFDPPWTQELMSEEAKLELGML; encoded by the coding sequence ATGAGCGAAGAATTAGAAACTATAGACACCCAGGAATTGGGCGAAAAAATAGTAAGGGTCCTAAAAACAATTTATGATCCGGAAATACCTGTGGATATCTATGAATTAGGATTAATTTATGATGTTTTCGTCAATGAGGACAATGAAGTTAAGATCTTGATGACCTTGACCTCCCCCAATTGTCCGGTTGCGGAGTCGTTACCAATGGAAGTGGAAGAAAAAGTGAAGTCCATTGACGAACTTAAGGATGTTGAGGTGGAAATTACTTTTGACCCGCCTTGGACTCAGGAATTAATGAGTGAGGAAGCCAAATTGGAATTGGGAATGCTATAG
- a CDS encoding DUF2480 family protein: protein MSEIINRVSQSKLVTFNLEDYYPKGNRVVLDIKDWLYEGLILREKDFRAQLEDCDWSQYKDCYVALSCSTDAIVPGWAYMLISTKLQPYAKKIIIGDLEMLESSLYQSVIENLDVSEFADKPVIIKGCSNKPVPANAYLWATTKIQTVAKSVMYGEACSSVPLFKAK from the coding sequence ATGTCTGAAATTATAAATCGTGTCTCCCAAAGTAAATTGGTAACCTTTAATCTTGAGGACTACTACCCCAAGGGAAACAGGGTAGTTCTGGATATTAAGGATTGGCTGTATGAAGGTTTAATCCTTAGGGAAAAGGATTTTAGGGCACAATTGGAGGATTGTGATTGGAGTCAATACAAAGATTGTTATGTGGCATTAAGCTGTTCTACTGATGCCATAGTGCCTGGTTGGGCGTATATGCTTATTTCCACTAAACTACAGCCCTACGCAAAGAAAATCATTATTGGGGATTTGGAAATGCTGGAATCCTCGCTCTATCAATCCGTAATAGAAAATTTGGATGTGTCCGAATTTGCGGATAAGCCCGTTATTATCAAAGGTTGTTCCAACAAACCTGTCCCAGCTAATGCATATTTATGGGCTACTACTAAAATTCAAACGGTTGCCAAAAGTGTAATGTACGGGGAAGCCTGTTCTTCTGTGCCACTTTTCAAAGCAAAATAA
- a CDS encoding DUF3078 domain-containing protein translates to MRKIVLAIVALLAMNITVAQTLEELKAEKASKKDSISAIQGRVDAIQGKIDAIPGWKKGAFGTIGASLSGFNNWYSKGAPNSSAGNIGITANAFANLNQPKYFWRNSLNINLGWVKIDDKDIDTDDDSFRSATDVFNITSLYGQKLSDKFAISTLGEYRTTIIDNFNDPGYLDLGVGATWTPIADLVVVIHPLNYNFVFSSEDTVFESSLGAKIVADYTRKLGKVNFKTNLSMFQSYKSADYSNWTWTNSFGYTLWKGIGLGFEFGLRNNRQEALSYAIDNLDVGDPTPTFDSIDNDLQTYWLFGLNYSF, encoded by the coding sequence ATGAGGAAAATTGTATTAGCTATAGTCGCATTGCTGGCTATGAACATCACTGTTGCCCAAACTTTGGAGGAATTAAAGGCGGAAAAAGCAAGTAAAAAGGATTCTATTTCAGCGATCCAAGGAAGGGTAGACGCCATTCAGGGAAAAATAGATGCCATACCTGGGTGGAAAAAGGGAGCTTTTGGAACCATTGGTGCCAGTCTCTCCGGATTTAACAATTGGTACTCCAAAGGCGCTCCAAATTCCAGCGCTGGTAATATAGGTATAACTGCAAATGCCTTTGCCAATCTTAATCAGCCAAAATACTTCTGGAGAAATTCATTGAATATCAATCTTGGGTGGGTAAAAATCGATGACAAGGATATTGATACCGATGATGATAGTTTCCGTTCGGCTACAGATGTTTTTAATATAACCTCATTATACGGTCAGAAATTGAGCGATAAGTTTGCTATTTCTACATTAGGGGAATATAGGACAACAATTATAGACAATTTTAATGACCCTGGGTATTTGGATTTGGGGGTTGGAGCTACTTGGACCCCGATAGCCGATCTAGTGGTGGTTATTCATCCCTTAAACTACAACTTTGTTTTTAGCAGTGAGGATACCGTCTTTGAATCTTCATTAGGTGCTAAAATAGTGGCAGATTATACAAGAAAATTGGGAAAGGTTAATTTTAAAACCAATTTGTCCATGTTTCAGAGCTATAAGAGTGCGGATTACTCCAATTGGACTTGGACCAACTCTTTTGGATATACTTTGTGGAAGGGGATTGGTCTAGGTTTTGAATTTGGCCTAAGAAACAACAGACAGGAAGCTTTGAGCTATGCTATTGACAATCTTGATGTGGGTGACCCTACGCCTACTTTCGATTCTATAGACAATGATCTGCAGACCTATTGGCTATTTGGATTAAATTACTCGTTCTAA